In the Coleofasciculus sp. FACHB-1120 genome, one interval contains:
- a CDS encoding RNA-binding protein, producing MSIYVGNLSYEVTQEDLTGVFAEYGSVKRVQLPTDRETGRLRGFGFVEMGSEAEETAAIEALDGAEWMGRDLKVNKAKPKEDRGPSGGGGRGNNSFSRRY from the coding sequence ATGTCTATTTATGTAGGCAATCTATCCTACGAAGTTACGCAAGAAGACCTCACTGGAGTTTTTGCAGAATATGGTTCTGTAAAACGCGTCCAGTTACCCACCGATCGGGAAACAGGTCGTCTACGCGGCTTTGGTTTTGTTGAAATGGGTAGTGAAGCTGAAGAAACAGCTGCCATTGAAGCGCTTGATGGCGCTGAATGGATGGGTCGCGACTTGAAAGTTAACAAGGCGAAGCCCAAAGAAGATAGAGGCCCATCTGGTGGTGGTGGTCGCGGAAACAACAGCTTTTCTCGCCGCTACTAA